The Mucilaginibacter terrae region CTGCTCGCGCAAAACCTGTAATTCGGTGCTGTATCCACCGCGTAATTGTTGCAGGGCTACCTGTTGAGAGGCTTTGGAGTCGGAGGCTATCAGGTCGGCTACGGCTTCAGCTTGTGATAGGTCGAACTGGCCGTTGAGGAAGGCGCGCATGGTAAATTCGCCGGGTTTGGCCGAGCGTGCGCCTTGTTTAATCAATAATTTTATGATGCTCTGTATGATGTAGTTAGAACCGTGGCACGAGATTTCTACCACGTTTTCTTTAGTGTACGAGCGCGGGCCGATGAAAATGGAGGCCAGTACTTCATCAAGTACCAATTCGCCATCGTTAATGGTACCAAAGTGGATGGTGTGTGTAGCCTGCATAGTAAGGTTTTTACCCTTAAATACGCTGTTAGCAATAGCAATGGCATCCGGTCCCGAAAGGCGGATTACACCAATAGCGCCGGTTCCGTTCGGGGTGGCCAGCGCCACTATAGTATCCTGATCTAAATAATTCATCTTACAAGTACAAAAATGCTCAATATTGTGCTAAAGCATAGCATCACCACTTTGTTTTTTCTTCTGAAAACCGCGAGATTGCCCGGTTTTATCCCGGTGTTTCATAAAGTGTTTTAAGTGCTTGCAACACATTGAACACTGGCAAAATCATGTCACCAATAATTTATAAAATCTTTTTCAACTCAGCAAATTGATTGATGACAGCCACCGGCTCATCATTGGTTTGGCCAAAGCCGTAGTTGGCAAAAATAATTGGTACACCGGCTTTGGTAGCGCTGTCATAATCGCCCTGGGTATCGCCTACGTAAACAGGGGCTTTCAGGTTATAATCATGCACTACATCTAATATGTTCTGAAACTTGGGTTGCCCTTTGGTGCCAAAGCACTGGTGGCCCGCAAATGTATCTTCCATATCATTTAATCTTAAAAAGGTTTCAATATATCCGCATTGGCAATTGCTTACCACAAACAGTTTATAATTGGTTTTCAGGTAATCCAGGGTTTCTTTAAGCCGGGGATACAACTCGCCGCCTTTTTGGTTAAGCACCTCCAATTCGTATTTGGCGCAGCGTGCTTTAAATTCCTCACGCACCTGGGGCTCAAGATAAGGGAAAAGCTTTTCAAAAATGGCGTCGTAAGCCATACCGGTTATGGAGCGTACCGTTTGTTGGGTTATATCGTCTTTAACATAATCAACCTCTTCTTTGGCCTTTTGCCAGGCAGTGGCCACGTTTGCGGTCGAATCCCAAAGGGTGCCGTCAAGGTCAAAGATGATGCTGTCGTATTTGCTTTTTAAATCGATATTCATAACTGCCGCAAAAATAACCTTTTATGCCTGCTGCCCGGTTTTATATTTATAAACTTACATAAGCAAAACATAAAGCTTTAATTTAACCTTGTTACGTATATTAAGCCCTTAAAATTTTAACAATGCGCCACCAGGTTCTACAGTATTTTTTAATGTTAGCAGCAGCCAGTATTATACTTGATATATATGTATACACCGGTATAAAAGTTCTTTTAGCAGGAGTAAAACCACCGGTAAAACGAGTGGTTGCGGCTGCACATTTCATAGTAAATATTGGGGTAATGCTGGCCCTGCTTTGGGGGCTTAACAGTGCTACCAAACCTCCGGGTATGACAATTATACACCAGTGGTTGCTTAGTGTTTTTATAACGCTGCTGGTAACCAAAGTTGTGTTTTCGTTGGTGTTGTTTGTTAGTGATATTTACAGGATGATAGCCGGGCTCATCAACCGCTTTAAAAATAACCATAAGCCCAAAAAAGCTTTACCTACCCGTAGGCGCTTTGTAAGCGAAGCAGGATTGTTACTGGCTTCGGTGCCCTTAACGTCGTTTATATACGCTATGGTTAAAGGCAAATATGATTACAAGGTGCATCGCCATACCTTGTATTTTGAAGATTTGCCCGAGGCTTTTGACGGCTTTACCATTACCCAGCTATCTGATATTCATTCCGGAAGTTTTGATAATGCCGAGGCCATGCAGCGCGGGATTGATCTGGCTAATGCTCAGAAATCGGACTTGTTTGTGTTTACCGGCGATCTGGTTAACAATGTGGCCACCGAAATTGAACCTTACATCCATCGTTTTAAACAATTAAAAGCACCTTATGGTAAGTTTTCGGTGTTGGGCAATCATGATTATGGCGATTATATAAAATGGCCGAGCGATGCGGCTAAAACAGCTAACATGTCGGCCTTATTTGATCATCATAAGGAAATGGGTTTTAAACTCATGCTTGACGAAAGTATTGAACTCAATAAAGATGGCCAGTCTATCACACTTATAGGCGTACAAAACTGGGGGAGCTCGTTTATAAAAGCGGGCAACCTTGATAAAGCGCTGGACGGTGTACAGGCTAAAGCTTTTAAAGTTTTGCTATCACACGATCCAACTCATTGGGAAAAAATTGTACGTTACCATCCATCACATGTGCATTTAACGCTTTCGGGCCACACGCATGGCGCGCAGTTTGGGGTGGAGACCGATAAATTCAGGTGGAGCCCGGTTAAATACCGCTATCTTAATTGGGCAGGGTTAATGATTGAAAACGGCCGAAATTTATACGTAAACCGTGGTTTTGGTTTCTTAGCCTTTTCAGGAAGATTAGGGATTTGGCCGGAGATTACGGTTTTAGAATTAAAGAAGGGCACCGCAACCAAGCCTTCAACAGAAGTGAGGGCCTAAAAGATGTGGTGGATATATAATTTTAATTATCGAAACTTCCGCTTGATAAACGAGCGGAAGTGGTTTCCTTCTACAATGTAACCGTCTTCAAACTATCGGTATTGGTTTTGCTTGATGGCGTTTCCCACAGTAGGGTTGGAGCTGTTAATCTTAAATGCTCAACCGATTTCTTTTTTTGTACGGCATTAGCTACCGTAAGCAATTTCTTTTTTGACGGCTGCTGCTTTTTGGCAGCTTTGAGCGCAGCCAGGGCGGCCAGTTTTTTCTGCTGCTCGGCAATAATTAAATCTTCTTTTTTAATGCTTTCATCCAGGCCCTGAAAAACGTTTTCGGCCGGTGCTACCTGTATAAAGGTGTATAAACGGCTAAAAGTATTTTTCACAGCCGAATCCTGCGAAGCCAGTTTGTTTTTTAAAGCAATGCGGTGTGCTTCTTTCAGGTCTCTTTGCGCCAGTTTGTAGTCTTTAATGTCTATTTTAATAGCTGCTAAATCTACCAGGCTACTCACTATGGCCGGGGCCGATTTTTGCCTGCGCGACAAAGTATTAGCTTGTAGTATGAACCATTTGGCTTGTGTATATTTTTTTTGTGCGCGGTAAGCTTTTGATAAGTTAGTATAGCTATAAACCATACCAGTTGTATCG contains the following coding sequences:
- a CDS encoding HAD family hydrolase, whose translation is MNIDLKSKYDSIIFDLDGTLWDSTANVATAWQKAKEEVDYVKDDITQQTVRSITGMAYDAIFEKLFPYLEPQVREEFKARCAKYELEVLNQKGGELYPRLKETLDYLKTNYKLFVVSNCQCGYIETFLRLNDMEDTFAGHQCFGTKGQPKFQNILDVVHDYNLKAPVYVGDTQGDYDSATKAGVPIIFANYGFGQTNDEPVAVINQFAELKKIL
- a CDS encoding metallophosphoesterase — encoded protein: MLAAASIILDIYVYTGIKVLLAGVKPPVKRVVAAAHFIVNIGVMLALLWGLNSATKPPGMTIIHQWLLSVFITLLVTKVVFSLVLFVSDIYRMIAGLINRFKNNHKPKKALPTRRRFVSEAGLLLASVPLTSFIYAMVKGKYDYKVHRHTLYFEDLPEAFDGFTITQLSDIHSGSFDNAEAMQRGIDLANAQKSDLFVFTGDLVNNVATEIEPYIHRFKQLKAPYGKFSVLGNHDYGDYIKWPSDAAKTANMSALFDHHKEMGFKLMLDESIELNKDGQSITLIGVQNWGSSFIKAGNLDKALDGVQAKAFKVLLSHDPTHWEKIVRYHPSHVHLTLSGHTHGAQFGVETDKFRWSPVKYRYLNWAGLMIENGRNLYVNRGFGFLAFSGRLGIWPEITVLELKKGTATKPSTEVRA